From a region of the Nitrospiraceae bacterium genome:
- the hslU gene encoding ATP-dependent protease ATPase subunit HslU has protein sequence MSAETPSLPVNVNNLTPRQIVAELDRYVIGQREAKRMVAIALRNRWRRQQLTPELRDEVMPKNIIMIGPTGVGKTEIARRLAKMAEAPFIKIEASKFTEVGYVGRDVESIIRDLTELSINLVKSQRLVDVQQRAERMGEERLLDLLLPGPAPKTTPGFVDQGEAKPDTPDQAESTDATRSKLRLLLREGKLDQRSVEVEVKERSLPVGVVSNVGGLEDLESNLRDMLGGMFQGKRKKRSMKVPDALKLLTQEEAQKLIDMDEVVREAIRKVEQTGIVFLDEIDKIAGRERTAGPDVSREGVQRDLLPIVEGSTVNTKHGPVQTDHILFIAAGAFHVAKPSDLIPELQGRFPIRVELAALTQEDFVRILTEPRGALVQQYRALMATEGLTVEFAKDGLDQIAATAVQVNERTENIGARRLFTIMERLLEQVSFDGSDSPEKSIMIDARYVTQRLQDIVKDQDLSRYIL, from the coding sequence ATGAGTGCTGAAACACCCTCGTTGCCTGTGAACGTAAACAATTTGACGCCCCGGCAGATCGTCGCCGAGCTGGATCGGTATGTCATCGGTCAGCGGGAGGCGAAGCGCATGGTGGCGATTGCGTTGCGGAACCGATGGCGCCGTCAGCAATTGACGCCGGAATTGCGCGACGAGGTCATGCCGAAAAATATCATCATGATCGGCCCCACCGGCGTGGGGAAGACGGAGATCGCGCGGCGATTGGCCAAGATGGCGGAAGCCCCGTTCATCAAGATCGAGGCCTCGAAGTTTACCGAGGTCGGCTATGTGGGGCGTGACGTCGAGTCCATCATTCGTGACCTGACGGAGCTGTCGATCAATCTGGTCAAGTCCCAGCGGCTCGTCGACGTGCAGCAGCGGGCGGAGCGGATGGGGGAGGAACGGTTGTTGGATCTGTTACTGCCGGGCCCCGCCCCGAAGACGACGCCGGGATTCGTCGATCAGGGCGAAGCGAAGCCGGACACGCCCGACCAGGCGGAGTCCACCGATGCCACACGTTCCAAATTACGGCTGCTGTTGCGGGAAGGTAAACTCGACCAGCGATCCGTCGAGGTCGAGGTCAAGGAACGGTCGCTGCCGGTGGGCGTCGTCTCGAACGTCGGCGGTCTGGAGGACTTGGAAAGCAACCTCCGCGACATGCTGGGCGGAATGTTCCAGGGGAAACGCAAGAAACGATCCATGAAAGTGCCGGACGCGCTCAAGCTGCTCACGCAGGAAGAGGCGCAGAAGTTGATCGACATGGATGAGGTCGTGCGCGAGGCGATTCGAAAAGTGGAGCAAACCGGCATCGTATTTCTGGATGAAATCGACAAGATCGCCGGCCGCGAACGAACCGCCGGTCCGGACGTGTCGCGAGAAGGGGTGCAGCGCGACCTCCTTCCCATCGTGGAAGGTTCCACGGTCAACACAAAGCATGGCCCGGTTCAAACCGATCACATCCTGTTCATCGCCGCCGGCGCGTTTCATGTGGCCAAACCTTCCGACCTGATTCCAGAGTTGCAGGGGCGGTTTCCCATCCGCGTCGAATTGGCCGCGCTCACGCAGGAAGATTTCGTGCGCATTCTGACGGAGCCTCGCGGGGCGCTGGTGCAGCAGTATAGGGCTTTGATGGCGACCGAAGGGCTCACGGTGGAGTTTGCGAAGGACGGGCTGGATCAGATCGCCGCGACCGCCGTCCAGGTGAACGAACGGACGGAAAATATCGGCGCGCGCCGCCTCTTCACGATCATGGAGCGATTGTTGGAGCAGGTCTCCTTCGACGGATCCGACAGCCCCGAGAAATCGATCATGATCGATGCGCGGTACGTGACGCAACGGTTGCAGGATATCGTGAAGGATCAGGACCTCAGCCGGTATATTCTCTGA
- a CDS encoding gamma carbonic anhydrase family protein, producing the protein MIRTFQGIKPTIPESCFIEDTAVVIGDVIMGEDCSAWFHAVIRGDVNYIRIGHRTNVQDLCMLHVTHDTHPLIIGDDVTIGHHVVLHGCTVKDRVLVGMGAIIMDGAVIGEDSVIGAGALVTENTIVPPKSLVLGSPAKVKRPVSEEELAWIRESAQNYVRYARQYMSGPEKSRPGFWV; encoded by the coding sequence ATGATCCGCACGTTTCAAGGCATCAAGCCCACGATCCCTGAGTCCTGCTTCATCGAAGACACCGCCGTGGTCATCGGCGACGTCATCATGGGCGAAGACTGCAGCGCCTGGTTTCATGCCGTGATCCGAGGTGACGTCAATTACATCCGCATCGGGCACCGGACGAACGTCCAGGACCTATGCATGCTTCATGTGACTCACGATACTCATCCCCTCATCATCGGAGACGACGTGACCATCGGGCACCATGTCGTCCTGCACGGCTGTACGGTGAAGGACCGCGTGTTGGTCGGGATGGGCGCCATTATTATGGACGGCGCCGTGATCGGCGAGGATTCGGTCATCGGCGCGGGCGCCCTCGTGACCGAAAATACGATCGTGCCTCCGAAGAGTCTGGTGTTAGGATCTCCTGCGAAGGTCAAGCGCCCGGTCAGCGAAGAGGAGCTGGCCTGGATCAGAGAATCGGCGCAGAACTACGTTCGGTACGCCCGCCAATATATGTCCGGACCTGAAAAAAGCCGCCCGGGTTTCTGGGTGTAG
- the rimO gene encoding 30S ribosomal protein S12 methylthiotransferase RimO, whose translation MASPLIKPGRPTAKPTIGFVNLGCSKNQVDSEVMLGTLVSGGFELTGDARKAQVVIINTCSFIEEAKQESINSIIEHGRLKKTGSCRVLIAAGCLAQRYQGELLKELPELDGVVGTGEFGRIAEICRKLLAPTRRQQRLWIGEPPYLYDASTPRIRLGALHSAYVKIAEGCNRNCAFCAIPIMRGKQRSRPIESIVAEAERLVGEGVKELNLISQDTINYGVDLGLRHGLVSLLRALLKVDGARWIRPFYLYPQQVTEELLDLYADEARITKYIDMPLQHINNAMLKRMHRLGDRKHLTALVDRIRKKIPGVFFRTAFIVGFPGETDAAFDELREFLADMEFDRAAVFLYSDEEGTSAIDLGDKVDSDVMDERRNELLALQESISTRKNQQYVGKTLQVLIDGLSEDSDRLLEARHEGLAPEIDGVVYCDRDAGSPGDFAAVTVTDVAGYDLIGHPAQGRASSPGPTLLTPKKLGQGYR comes from the coding sequence ATGGCGTCCCCTCTCATCAAGCCAGGCCGGCCCACCGCCAAACCGACCATCGGATTCGTCAACCTCGGTTGTTCGAAGAACCAGGTCGACTCCGAAGTCATGCTGGGGACTCTTGTATCCGGCGGATTCGAGCTGACCGGCGACGCCAGAAAAGCGCAGGTGGTCATCATCAATACCTGCAGCTTCATTGAAGAAGCCAAACAAGAATCCATCAATAGCATCATCGAGCATGGGCGTCTGAAAAAGACCGGCTCTTGCCGCGTCTTGATCGCTGCGGGTTGCCTGGCGCAGCGTTACCAGGGCGAGCTGCTGAAGGAGTTGCCCGAACTGGACGGGGTGGTCGGCACCGGAGAATTCGGACGAATCGCCGAGATCTGCCGGAAGTTGCTCGCGCCTACACGGCGACAACAGCGGCTGTGGATCGGTGAACCACCCTATCTCTACGACGCCTCGACGCCTCGAATTCGATTGGGAGCCTTGCACAGTGCCTATGTGAAGATCGCGGAAGGCTGTAACCGGAACTGCGCGTTCTGTGCGATTCCCATCATGCGAGGGAAGCAGCGAAGCCGTCCCATTGAGTCTATCGTGGCCGAAGCCGAACGGCTGGTCGGCGAGGGCGTCAAGGAACTGAATCTCATCTCCCAGGACACGATCAACTACGGGGTGGACCTCGGACTCCGTCACGGGCTCGTCTCGCTCCTTCGTGCTCTGCTCAAGGTCGACGGCGCGCGCTGGATCAGGCCCTTTTATCTCTACCCGCAGCAGGTCACCGAGGAGTTGTTGGACTTGTATGCGGATGAGGCGCGGATCACCAAGTACATCGACATGCCTCTGCAACACATCAACAATGCTATGCTCAAGCGCATGCATCGGCTGGGCGACCGGAAGCACCTCACGGCGCTGGTGGATCGAATCCGGAAGAAGATTCCCGGCGTGTTTTTTCGAACGGCGTTCATTGTGGGGTTTCCTGGTGAAACGGACGCAGCCTTCGATGAGTTGCGGGAATTCCTGGCCGACATGGAGTTCGATCGCGCGGCGGTGTTTCTCTATTCCGATGAGGAAGGAACGTCGGCCATCGATCTTGGCGACAAGGTGGACTCCGATGTCATGGATGAGCGGCGCAACGAGCTGCTGGCGTTGCAGGAATCGATCAGCACGAGGAAGAATCAACAGTATGTGGGCAAGACCCTGCAGGTCTTGATCGACGGTCTGTCCGAGGACTCGGACCGCCTGTTGGAAGCACGGCACGAGGGATTGGCACCTGAGATCGACGGCGTCGTGTATTGCGATCGGGATGCCGGTTCGCCGGGGGACTTTGCGGCTGTGACCGTTACCGACGTGGCTGGGTACGATTTGATCGGGCATCCTGCTCAGGGGCGCGCCTCCTCCCCTGGTCCAACCCTGTTGACCCCCAAGAAACTCGGGCAGGGCTACCGCTGA
- a CDS encoding DegQ family serine endoprotease, with amino-acid sequence MRRMTQSVGTFLAVAVVGTALVASYAGLTMSHASGSSPTVEPQQPTVQSALPTNGFTDVAKSVTPAVVNIVTTGAERISDQGNPRDRMEEFFGSPWGPSGPRRHGPPSEPREPRGGGQGSGVIVTPDGYVLTNNHVIAGARTLTVTLPDKREFKGRVIGTDPKTDVAVIKIDGSNLPTVPWGDSSKLQVGEYVLAVGNPFGLNSTVTLGIVSALGRGRMGITQYEDFIQTDAAINPGNSGGALVNTRGELVGINTAIFSQSGGYQGVGFAVPTGMSKPIYESLVKTGKVVRGYLGVGIQDLTPDLAKSFGLGDSKGAVVTDVKEDGPADRAGLKQGDVITTYQGTAIEDAIGLQRAVTRTAVGNNASVTVMRDGRKKDLTVTLGELPEQTQVAKAETGGTDHPLAGLAVQDLDRNTAQELGLKGKTQGVVVMTVEPDSAAERAGIMPGDVIREINRQPVASTKDYDRVAGGLKKTEQVLVLVNRRGASLYLSAKI; translated from the coding sequence ATGAGACGAATGACCCAGTCAGTCGGCACGTTTCTCGCCGTGGCCGTCGTCGGCACGGCCCTCGTCGCCAGCTATGCCGGACTCACGATGTCGCATGCATCCGGATCGTCGCCGACCGTCGAACCACAACAGCCAACTGTGCAGTCGGCCTTACCGACAAACGGTTTTACCGATGTCGCCAAATCCGTCACCCCGGCCGTCGTCAATATCGTCACGACCGGAGCGGAGCGCATCTCGGACCAGGGGAACCCGCGGGACCGCATGGAGGAATTCTTCGGATCGCCCTGGGGCCCCTCCGGGCCTCGACGGCATGGTCCGCCGTCAGAGCCGCGTGAACCGAGGGGAGGCGGCCAAGGCTCCGGTGTCATCGTCACGCCTGATGGATATGTCCTCACCAACAACCATGTCATTGCGGGCGCCCGCACCTTGACCGTCACGCTGCCCGACAAACGGGAATTCAAAGGGCGCGTCATCGGCACAGACCCCAAGACCGACGTCGCCGTGATCAAGATCGACGGGAGCAATCTGCCCACCGTCCCCTGGGGCGATTCATCGAAACTGCAGGTCGGTGAGTATGTCCTGGCGGTCGGAAACCCATTCGGTCTGAATTCCACCGTCACGCTTGGCATCGTCAGCGCACTCGGACGTGGGCGCATGGGTATTACCCAATATGAGGACTTCATCCAGACGGACGCCGCCATCAATCCCGGCAATTCCGGCGGAGCGTTGGTGAACACGCGGGGCGAGCTGGTCGGCATCAACACGGCCATCTTTTCTCAATCCGGCGGGTACCAGGGAGTGGGCTTCGCCGTTCCCACCGGGATGAGCAAACCGATTTATGAGAGCCTGGTGAAAACCGGAAAAGTCGTGCGCGGCTATCTCGGTGTCGGCATCCAGGATCTGACGCCTGATTTGGCCAAATCCTTCGGCCTCGGCGACAGCAAAGGCGCGGTCGTCACGGACGTGAAGGAGGACGGCCCCGCCGACCGAGCGGGACTCAAGCAGGGGGACGTCATTACGACGTATCAGGGGACCGCCATCGAGGATGCGATCGGGTTGCAACGGGCGGTGACCCGAACCGCCGTAGGGAACAACGCGTCGGTGACGGTGATGCGTGACGGGCGCAAGAAAGACCTGACCGTCACCCTCGGGGAACTTCCTGAGCAGACCCAAGTCGCCAAGGCTGAAACCGGAGGGACCGATCACCCCCTGGCCGGACTCGCCGTCCAGGATCTCGATCGGAACACGGCACAGGAGCTGGGGCTCAAAGGTAAGACACAGGGAGTCGTGGTGATGACTGTGGAGCCGGACAGTGCCGCCGAACGGGCCGGCATCATGCCCGGGGACGTCATTCGTGAGATCAACCGGCAGCCGGTCGCGTCGACCAAAGACTATGACCGTGTTGCGGGCGGCCTCAAGAAGACCGAGCAGGTGCTCGTGCTGGTCAACCGACGGGGGGCCTCGCTCTATCTCAGTGCCAAGATCTGA
- a CDS encoding heavy metal sensor histidine kinase: MPLRLRLTLWYGTALALILLTFSLILYTVTARTLRDQVDESLDETATAAVRSLEQRGFLPLLDEEELLSQFPELARIDKFFQIFSPTGTITIRSPNIRQHDVPLSRHALEVAFTGRTIFESAKYPNEPPLRMVSVPIIYRGSLLYIIQVGTTLEAVEETLRRFLIVLLIMAPLAVAVSLVGGWFLAGRALRPMDAITVAAQRIAGGDLTQRLTPPRSADEIGRLTDTFNNMIARLETSFAQIRQFSSDASHELRTPLTVMKGETELVLRRTRPVAEYVAVLESNLEEIDRMSRIVDELLFLSRADLGQIKMEFAPVNLQSLVEDIQRQACLLGQERGVEVVLGESSPATVMGDELRLRELLLNVVDNAVKYSYTGGTVNIDIRQEGRHVRIAVTDHGIGIPPEYHKQIFDRFFRTDGARAHTRKGTGLGLSICAWIVETHHGRIDVRSEAGKGSTFTITLPLAPPKS, encoded by the coding sequence ATGCCGCTGCGCCTCAGACTCACCCTCTGGTACGGAACGGCCCTCGCCCTGATCCTGCTCACATTTTCGCTGATCCTCTACACAGTTACGGCCCGTACCCTGCGCGATCAGGTGGATGAGTCCCTGGACGAAACCGCCACCGCGGCGGTGCGCTCCCTCGAGCAACGCGGATTCCTCCCCTTGCTCGACGAGGAAGAATTGCTGAGCCAATTTCCTGAACTCGCCCGGATCGATAAGTTCTTTCAGATTTTCAGCCCGACAGGCACGATTACGATCCGGAGCCCGAACATCCGGCAGCACGACGTGCCCTTAAGCCGCCATGCCCTGGAAGTTGCCTTCACCGGCCGAACCATCTTCGAGTCCGCCAAGTATCCCAACGAACCACCGTTGCGCATGGTGTCCGTCCCGATCATTTATCGAGGCTCGCTGCTCTACATCATTCAAGTCGGCACCACACTGGAAGCCGTCGAAGAAACGTTGCGCCGATTCCTCATCGTGCTGTTGATCATGGCGCCCCTGGCGGTGGCCGTCTCTCTCGTGGGAGGGTGGTTTCTGGCTGGACGCGCGCTACGGCCGATGGACGCGATTACGGTGGCGGCACAGCGAATTGCCGGCGGCGATCTGACTCAGCGCCTCACGCCGCCTCGCTCGGCGGATGAAATCGGCCGGCTTACCGACACGTTCAATAACATGATCGCCCGGCTCGAAACTTCCTTCGCGCAGATTCGGCAATTCAGCAGCGACGCCTCGCACGAGCTGCGGACGCCGCTGACGGTCATGAAGGGTGAAACCGAATTGGTCCTCCGACGCACCAGGCCGGTCGCCGAATACGTGGCGGTGCTCGAAAGTAATCTCGAAGAAATCGACCGTATGTCCCGTATCGTGGACGAACTGCTGTTTTTGTCGCGCGCGGATCTGGGACAAATCAAGATGGAGTTCGCGCCGGTCAATCTCCAATCTCTTGTCGAGGATATCCAACGACAGGCTTGCCTGCTTGGGCAAGAGCGCGGCGTCGAGGTCGTCCTGGGGGAGTCCTCGCCCGCCACCGTGATGGGCGACGAGTTGCGCCTCCGGGAACTGCTGTTGAACGTGGTCGATAATGCCGTGAAGTATTCCTATACCGGAGGAACGGTAAACATCGACATTCGGCAAGAAGGTCGACACGTCCGAATCGCGGTGACCGATCACGGAATCGGCATCCCCCCCGAATATCACAAGCAAATCTTCGACCGCTTCTTCCGCACGGATGGAGCCCGTGCCCACACGAGAAAAGGGACCGGTCTCGGCCTCTCGATCTGCGCCTGGATCGTCGAAACCCATCACGGCCGAATCGATGTCCGAAGCGAAGCGGGCAAAGGTTCCACGTTTACGATCACTCTCCCGCTCGCGCCCCCCAAATCTTAA
- the argB gene encoding acetylglutamate kinase — protein sequence MNKLIKKANVLIEALPYIRTFQRKTVVIKYGGHAMTDSSLKERFAQDVVLLKYVGLNPVIVHGGGPQIDKMLDRLGIEAKFKHGVRITDPVTMEIVEMVLAGRINMEIVDLLNRHGGKAVGLSGKDGGLMLTKPLTVKAWAESLEKDLDDEAGDFGLVGDVKSVDPTLLLKLQEDHYIPIIAPIGTDREGNTYNINADLVAGAIAAALKAEKLVMLTDVKGIRDANGRHLSTVSRKDVQRMVKRGTISEGMLPKVHACLDALAGGVGKAHIIDGRVPHAILLEIFTHKGIGTEIVS from the coding sequence ATGAACAAACTTATCAAGAAAGCCAATGTCCTGATCGAGGCGCTGCCCTACATCCGGACGTTTCAGCGCAAGACCGTCGTCATCAAGTACGGCGGCCACGCCATGACGGACTCGTCCCTCAAGGAGCGGTTCGCGCAGGACGTGGTGCTGTTGAAGTACGTCGGCCTGAACCCGGTGATCGTGCACGGCGGCGGTCCTCAGATCGACAAGATGCTCGATCGGCTCGGGATCGAAGCCAAATTCAAACATGGCGTGCGGATTACCGATCCCGTGACCATGGAGATCGTCGAGATGGTGCTGGCCGGTCGCATCAACATGGAAATCGTTGATCTGCTGAACCGCCACGGCGGCAAAGCGGTGGGGCTCAGCGGTAAGGACGGCGGGCTGATGCTCACGAAGCCGTTGACGGTGAAGGCTTGGGCGGAGAGTCTGGAAAAAGACCTGGATGACGAAGCGGGAGACTTCGGGTTGGTGGGTGACGTGAAATCCGTTGATCCCACGCTGCTGCTCAAGCTACAGGAAGACCATTACATTCCGATCATCGCCCCGATCGGCACCGATCGGGAGGGCAACACGTATAACATCAATGCCGACCTCGTGGCCGGCGCGATTGCCGCCGCCTTGAAAGCGGAAAAGTTGGTGATGTTGACCGACGTGAAGGGAATCCGGGATGCCAACGGCCGTCACCTCTCGACGGTCTCCAGGAAAGACGTGCAGCGGATGGTCAAACGGGGCACGATCAGCGAGGGGATGTTGCCGAAGGTCCATGCCTGCTTGGACGCACTCGCGGGCGGAGTCGGGAAGGCGCATATCATCGACGGGCGAGTGCCGCATGCCATCTTGCTGGAGATTTTTACCCACAAGGGCATCGGCACCGAGATCGTCTCGTAG
- a CDS encoding M28 family peptidase translates to MTNRLLAHLRALVGERHPHTAAASLLAAEEYLSDQFQRMGYEVERHAFEGMGGVYRNIVAELPAAVRPSGPPLLVGAHYDTVPGSPGADDNASALAVLLESASVLSREPMGRPIRWIAFCLEEEDLIGSRAYAAALKRAHEQLAGAIILECVGYARSEAGTQMAPPHVPIAVPTVGNFLAVIGNQTALPLVGLLTEAGRQTVSELPLIPLVVPGRGEQLPDTRRSDHAAFWDEGYPAIMLTDTANFRNPHYHKSTDTIDTLNLEFVALVTRLVTDTARRWAAVERHDT, encoded by the coding sequence GTGACGAACCGTCTGCTTGCCCACCTGCGCGCCCTCGTCGGAGAACGGCACCCCCACACGGCTGCTGCTTCCCTGCTCGCCGCCGAAGAGTATCTCAGCGACCAGTTCCAGCGAATGGGATATGAAGTCGAGCGCCATGCCTTTGAAGGTATGGGAGGCGTCTATCGCAATATCGTGGCGGAGCTTCCGGCCGCGGTTCGCCCTTCGGGTCCGCCCCTGTTGGTCGGAGCCCATTATGACACCGTGCCGGGTTCGCCAGGGGCCGACGACAACGCGAGTGCGCTGGCTGTGCTGCTGGAAAGCGCGAGCGTCCTGAGCCGCGAGCCCATGGGGCGCCCCATTCGGTGGATCGCGTTCTGCCTTGAGGAAGAGGATCTGATCGGCAGCCGGGCTTACGCGGCCGCTCTGAAGCGCGCCCATGAACAGCTGGCCGGCGCCATTATTCTCGAATGCGTCGGGTATGCGCGATCGGAAGCAGGGACGCAGATGGCCCCTCCCCACGTTCCCATCGCCGTTCCCACCGTCGGAAACTTTCTGGCCGTCATCGGTAACCAGACTGCCCTTCCGCTCGTCGGCCTGTTGACCGAAGCCGGTCGGCAAACGGTAAGCGAGCTTCCCCTGATTCCATTGGTCGTGCCGGGTCGGGGCGAGCAGTTACCTGATACAAGGCGTAGCGACCATGCGGCATTCTGGGACGAGGGATATCCGGCGATCATGCTGACGGATACGGCCAATTTTCGAAATCCTCATTACCATAAGTCGACCGATACGATTGACACATTGAATCTGGAGTTTGTTGCCCTGGTCACGCGATTGGTGACCGATACGGCGAGACGGTGGGCAGCAGTGGAGCGACATGACACCTAG
- the hslV gene encoding ATP-dependent protease subunit HslV — translation MIIRSTTILAVRRDHQLAMGCDGQVTVGTTVMKHNAKKMRRMHGDRVLAGFAGATADAFTLFEKFEAKLAEYRGNLTRAAVELAKDWRTDRVLRRLEALLAVADLEHSFIISGTGDVVEPEDGILAIGSGGPYALAAARALLGHSSLPARQVVQEAMLIAGAIDIYTNQQIVIEELSR, via the coding sequence ATGATCATCCGTTCGACCACCATCCTGGCAGTCAGAAGAGACCATCAGTTGGCGATGGGATGTGACGGCCAGGTGACCGTCGGAACGACGGTCATGAAGCACAATGCCAAGAAGATGCGGCGGATGCACGGAGATCGCGTGTTGGCCGGTTTTGCCGGCGCGACCGCCGATGCCTTCACGCTTTTCGAGAAATTCGAGGCCAAGTTGGCCGAGTACCGCGGCAACTTGACCAGAGCGGCGGTGGAGTTGGCCAAGGATTGGCGGACGGATCGCGTCTTGCGCCGCTTGGAGGCGTTGCTGGCCGTCGCCGATTTGGAGCATTCCTTCATCATTTCCGGCACCGGCGACGTGGTAGAGCCGGAGGATGGGATCCTGGCCATCGGCTCAGGCGGCCCGTATGCCTTGGCGGCCGCCCGGGCGCTCCTGGGCCATTCGTCATTGCCGGCGCGGCAGGTGGTGCAGGAGGCAATGTTGATTGCCGGAGCGATCGACATCTACACGAATCAACAGATTGTGATTGAGGAGTTGTCGCGTTAG
- a CDS encoding response regulator transcription factor — protein sequence MRILVVEDETKVGCFIKRALEEESYAVDLCENGAQGLDMALSGNYDLIVIDLMLPGLPGLEVLTRLRKEKIHTPVLILTAQSKVDQRVKGLDAGADDYLTKPFAIDELLARVRALLRRGTSDVPGVLQIDDLILNPATREVTRGGQRIDLTVKEYALLEYFLRHAGRVLTRPMISEHVWNQDFDTFTNVIDVYVNYLRNKIDRGRSHKLIHTIRGSGYMLKVD from the coding sequence ATGCGAATTCTCGTTGTCGAGGACGAAACCAAAGTCGGGTGTTTCATCAAGCGCGCGCTTGAAGAGGAGAGCTACGCCGTCGACCTCTGCGAGAACGGTGCGCAAGGGCTGGACATGGCTCTCAGCGGGAACTATGACCTGATCGTCATCGACTTAATGTTGCCGGGGCTGCCGGGGCTGGAAGTCCTCACACGTCTGCGCAAGGAGAAGATCCATACACCCGTGTTGATTCTGACCGCCCAGTCGAAGGTCGATCAGCGGGTCAAGGGCCTCGACGCCGGCGCCGACGACTACCTCACGAAGCCCTTTGCCATCGACGAACTTCTGGCTCGCGTGCGAGCGCTCTTGCGGCGGGGGACGTCGGATGTCCCCGGCGTCTTGCAGATCGACGATCTGATCCTCAATCCCGCCACGCGCGAGGTGACTCGAGGGGGACAGCGCATCGACCTGACGGTCAAGGAATATGCATTGCTGGAGTACTTCCTCCGCCACGCCGGTCGCGTGTTGACGCGGCCGATGATCTCTGAACATGTATGGAACCAGGACTTCGACACCTTTACCAATGTGATCGACGTCTACGTGAACTATCTGCGCAACAAGATCGACCGTGGCCGGTCGCATAAGCTGATCCATACCATCAGAGGCAGTGGTTACATGCTGAAGGTCGACTGA
- a CDS encoding M48 family metallopeptidase yields MATSWTAHYLDGRSATRLPVILHITPQALQIVIPTGEIKTWPYDHIRQTQGTYVGETARLECGDDPPETVVVSSASFLKHIHQVAPSLAGHFHNPTRREARVRWTIAAAVTVIILMAGLYRWGIPGVAAAVTPLVPVAWEESLGQQVVDRIAPIDQQCLDPERLEKLSQIVRKLGDTVPGAPYRIRLYVVDDPSINAFAAPGGHVLLLRGLLERTESPEQLAGVLAHELQHVYHRHTTRAILEQTAGTLLLTAVSGDFSGGMAWGLEGARAVGTLHYSRSHESEADVEGIKMMQAARLDSNAMIAFYGIMQRESKDHDGSFAFLETHPEMAQRIVTLLTLADTTSSRPSTLFSTDEWKDIRALCRIKQKSSVTTPS; encoded by the coding sequence CGCTCCAAATCGTCATTCCGACAGGCGAGATCAAGACTTGGCCTTACGACCACATCCGACAGACTCAAGGGACGTATGTCGGCGAGACGGCGCGGCTCGAATGCGGCGATGATCCTCCGGAGACGGTCGTGGTGTCATCCGCCTCGTTTCTCAAACACATTCACCAGGTGGCCCCGTCGCTGGCTGGCCATTTCCACAACCCGACCCGGCGCGAAGCCCGAGTGCGTTGGACCATCGCCGCGGCCGTGACGGTCATCATCTTGATGGCCGGTCTCTACCGATGGGGCATACCAGGCGTGGCCGCTGCCGTCACACCTCTCGTCCCGGTGGCCTGGGAGGAGAGCCTCGGACAACAGGTGGTCGACCGCATCGCTCCCATAGACCAACAGTGCCTGGATCCAGAACGGCTGGAAAAACTCTCTCAGATCGTGCGGAAGCTTGGCGACACCGTCCCAGGGGCGCCCTATCGAATCCGGCTCTACGTGGTCGACGACCCCTCGATCAATGCCTTTGCAGCCCCGGGCGGCCACGTGCTGCTGTTGCGAGGACTGCTCGAACGGACCGAGAGCCCCGAACAGTTGGCCGGAGTACTGGCGCATGAACTACAACACGTCTATCACCGGCACACCACGCGTGCGATCCTCGAACAGACCGCCGGCACGCTCTTGCTGACCGCGGTATCAGGTGATTTTTCCGGCGGAATGGCCTGGGGTCTGGAAGGGGCACGGGCCGTCGGCACCCTTCACTACAGCCGCTCCCATGAGAGCGAAGCCGATGTCGAAGGGATCAAGATGATGCAGGCTGCTCGGCTTGATTCAAACGCCATGATCGCGTTCTACGGGATCATGCAGCGGGAGTCGAAGGATCATGACGGATCCTTTGCGTTCCTCGAAACCCATCCCGAAATGGCTCAGCGTATCGTCACGCTGCTGACCCTGGCGGACACCACCTCGTCACGGCCATCCACACTGTTCTCAACCGATGAGTGGAAAGACATCCGCGCGCTTTGCCGCATCAAGCAGAAGTCCTCCGTCACAACGCCGTCTTGA